From the genome of Melopsittacus undulatus isolate bMelUnd1 chromosome 18, bMelUnd1.mat.Z, whole genome shotgun sequence:
AGGGGTTGTGGATGTTGAGTTCAAGGAGCAACTGGGGTGGATGAGAACTGCATTGGGGGCTGCTAAATACAAACCCAGCACATGTGACAGGCACTGTAAGGAATTCCCAGTGTGCTTTTCCTTGTGTTCTTCCTTGGTATCCTTCTGTGGATCAGGAGGATAAACCCACCCTAGGGTTACATGGCATTTTGTGTCTGTAAAGCCCTTTCTACAGTGACTTGTGCCCGTTTTCTTGCTGTAAATACCTGATGTCAGTTTAGCTGCTTATGCAGACGTCCAGGCTGCCCATTGAAGGCACATTTGAGCCCAGACTGGCATTTATCAACAGGAGAATGCTCCTTTCCACAGGGACTTTGTTCTTAGTCTGCTTCCCATAGGGAAAATACCTTCTTCCAAAGAATTCCTTGCATTTCCAGAAGCATTTGTCCTGATGCTGCCTCAAATCCGCCTCTTTCTCTTGCACCCAGACTCAAATGGAAGCATCTCGGAGCAGCAAAGCCGGCGCCAATGGAGCATAGCCTGGAGCCAGTGAGGACTGTGGGATACTGGGAGAGAAGAGCTGTTCCCTCTGCCCCTCCTTAGAAGGAAAGAGGGATTTTCCCAGAGGATGCATCACCCAcagaggtggcagcagcactTGGGGGCCTCTCTGTCTGCTCCAAGCTTACTGGCACTTACCTGGATGGCACCAGCTCCTCTATTGTACTGGATCCCCCCCCCAGGTCTAACTTATGGTACGTTAACAGTGATGCCACTGTCAGTGCTGTTACTGAGGGGGGGTGTCTGTGCTCTTAAACCTCAGGAAAGACAACTCTTCATTGCACTAAAGCCCAGAATGAGCTGCTCTGGAGCTCTGGGAAAGCCTGGTGTACAGTGTGAGACCTCCATCCCCAGGGCCTGCAGCTCATCCGGCTGCTGCAGCTTTCCAAGCTCCTGATCCCAGCATGGATTAAGCAATAAGCAGTGCACAGAGTGTCCTCTGTCGCTGTTGTGTTTCACTGTCCCGGGTGTACCAATGTGAatgggagcagcacagggatgccAGCACCCTCTTCAGTGCTGTGGCTGAGCTTAACTGGTCAGGAGGACCTAAGGACTTCCTGGACAAAGAGCAGGGCTGTGAAGAGGATGACTTCACTGCTGGACCAATGTAACCTGCAGCAAGTCCATTAAACCTTATCAGGCTCAGAGCTGCACATGAGTGCACTTGGACCCCCTGTGCTGCACAAAGTGATGCTTCACACACTCTGATGCTGACTGATTCTGGAAGCCTCTATGGGAGGATGCTGAGAAGCTggttttaacatttaaatgatttttacTTGTCCTATATCTTCAGCAATGACTCATATGATGGGttttaaacatgtatttatacTTAATGTAAAACTAGACTTGGTGCTAGGTGGAATGAAATGTCTCTTATAGAGGTCAGACAGCCCTTAGAACAATCCAACTGCACAACAGCCTGGCTGCTATCAGCACTTCAAACACACAGCTCCAGGTTTCTGCTCACAGGAATGCCACGTTCCCTGTTCCATCCCTGCACCCTGGcgcagcacagggatgcagcatgGAGTATTGGGGGTTAGTAAATAACAACTAATGTTACCTCAATAAAACAATGGGGTTGTTCCTCTGCATGGTGCGGGTGAGGTGTTGCTGGTGGCTGACTGAGAGCAGCTTGCTCAATGGAAGAGGTCCTTCCCATCAGCGCAGGGAGCGCCAGTGCCGCTTCCCACCGGTAGATCGCAGCATCACCCAGTGCTTGCATTGCCGAGCCCCAAAATGGGCTGTTGCAATGAATCCACCAGGCACCAAGAGGCAGCCGCTGCCGACCAAACACCAGCAAAAGGCTCTGTAAATACCTGCAAAGCTTTCCACATCCCTCATGTCCATGAAGCCCTCGGGATTTAAGCCAGGATCCCTGCTTCCAGGTCCAAGCAACACACAAGGACCAGCATTAACCCTATAAAGTCATGTTCCTGATTGCAgccagctcccagtgctcctgGTACCCATGCACAGCATCCCTCCAGTAACACTTAAAGCCACATGGAGGAGGTGTGTTGGGAACCCTCAGTtaaagagctggctgcagcccCGGAGCAGCACATGGAGAGCCTGGTCCTCGCACGCAACATCCCAGCATCTGCCTCAAGCTGGGATGAGATGGATTTCCAGGAGCGATCCCTGTTCCTTCCCAGCTCCCGGCACCCATCGCAGCTGAGGAATTCCAACTTCCTGGAATCAGCCATTCATTACTGTGGGGTAATGAAGTGTTCTCAGCATCAACCCCACTTCAAAGCCCAGACCTTGGCTTTGCATCCAGACCCACTGCACACAGCAGTGAAACCAACCCACCgagctctgcctcctccccagcccctaATGAGTGGTCCATGGGGCACAGACAACCCCAAGGGGCCCACATACCCATAGGCACCATCGCTGCCTGgttgctgctcctgcagcctgcccaAGGGATGCACCAGAGCATCATCCTGCCTCACACAAGCCCCTTTACAGGCATCAGCAGCTCACCAAGCCCATCACCACTGTGCTTGCAGCACCATGAACCTACCTGATGAGCCTGGTGGGTACCTGCTACACAGCAGCAATGAGCTCACCTTCCTCTGCTTTAATACCACAGGCTGGgtgtgccagcagcaccagcagctgagcaggatCAGGCCATCAGCTTCCATCAGTAAGCAACAAGGAAGAGGCTTGGGAAAGCTGGGTTTGAATGGCCTGTTTGTTCCTCCATAGCAGGAACAGGGGTAAACCCcttgcagaggagcagggatgctcctttCTCAGGGTGTCCCATATGGGATTTACACCCAGAGGCAGGATCCTGGCTTAAATCCATAGGGATTCATCACAGCCAAGGAAGAAcaagctgtgccagcaccaAAGCCCCCTCCAAGGCTGGGACAGGAAGGAGTGGGATGCTGGTGGGATGAAGGGGTGAGCTCAGGGCGAGCTGTGGTGCTCTATGAGCCCCATCCATGCTGGCGTTTGTGAGCAAGGCATCACTTCATGTCTGTTCTCCTCCTGTGATTCCCATTTAGAAGGATCTGGAAGCCAGGGAATGCCGTTCCCTGCTTGTCCTGCACCTGCACCAGTGGGGAGCAGCCACTGCATGAACCCACAGCATCCTTGGACCACTTCGCATCCCTAACCAAGCCCCTGCAAGCCCTTGTGGGTTGGTGGCTTTCCATAGGGATGGGGTTCAACCTGTCCCCCCCCAGCACACAGCCAGCCCTGGGCTGGGAAAAACACATCCTTCCCACATGGATTGGTGCTGCAAAGAGGAGCCCTGCTCCTACCAGCCCATCACTgggtacctatgggtgctgtaGCCTGATCCCTGGCCCGCAGGGACCCCCAACCCTATGGAAGGGAGGGTTTTACTGCATGATCCCAGAGCGAGAGGAGCAAAGGGACCCATAAGTGGCTGGATGCTGCATGGATCCAAGGCCGTGTGTGCTTTGGCATAGGGAAAGCTTTTCCAGCTGCATCAGTGCCAAACACCTTCCAGTCTCCCCTCGCATCCCAGAGCCAGCTCCTCACTGCTTTATCCTTCTCTGGGGCATCCCGGTGTTATCCCAGCTCCTGGGCTTTGTGGTAcccattcctgctgctgtcccacTGGGGGAGGCTGTGCCTCTGCCTTGGAGGCAATGGGATTTGGGCTGCATCCTGGTTGGAAGCGTCTCCTATGGCACAGCCTGGTCCTTGCGTCAGCCTCTTCCCCACAAAGATGCACAGCTCAGCACTTTATAGGAGATGAATATTCAGAGGGAAAAGCACTGATTTAGTGAGGCCCAAGCACAACAAAGGCTGAGATTTACAGCCTCCTGTATCCGAGTGCATTCCGAGCAGGCCTGCTGTCCCTGCTATAAATCTGGAACAAAGGAGACGGAGCCTAAAACCAGCCTAAAGTAACAGGGAGCAAGGGCTCAGCACCCAAACCTTGCTTGGGGACTgtggggagcaggcagcagcatccaggGATGGTCCCACCATATAGCCCATAGGGAATGTTggatcccttccactggagcagctgctccaagcccctgtgtccatcctggccttgagcactgcagggatggggcagccacagcttctctgggcaccctgtgccagcgcctcagcaccctcacagggaacagcttctgccttggATCCAGCCTGGTTCTGATCCACATCTGGTTCTGGTTCTGATCCACATCTGGTTCTGGTTCTGACCCACATCTGGTTCTTGCCCTGCTGTGAGGATGGAGCCGTACCCCTGGAACCCCACTGCTGGGTGGGATGTGCGGGACAAGGGGGCTGCTCCCCATGCACCCGCTGTGCTGTGGGACCCTGCATCAAGGTGCAGATGCAGGGACACTTCCATGGCTGGCAGCAGGACAAAGCCCAGCTCAGGGGCTGGGCCGTGGCCAAGAGATTGCCTCGATCCTGCACAGCCAGAGGGCtttaaaaggagagaaagaggaaggcgAGGAGTGGAAGAGACAAAGGATGCTGCGAGAGCCAAACGTGCCATAGGGGCTGAGCACCAATGCCCTGCCAATGCTTATGGGGGTGTCCCACAGGCACCCACTCCAATCCCCCCTTGTTTTGGGGTCATTCCCCATCTCACTCACCTCCTAAGTCCAATGGCAGCCCCTGGGCAGCGCTGGACGATGGGGATGCCTTTGGTCCTGCATCCTTGTCCTGGGCTTGCTGCCGCCCTCAGGGATGATGCTCGGGGTCCAGCTCCATGTGGGGCAGCCCATTGGATGGGTGCTGACATCAACTTTGGGGTGTCTCCATGTGTGGAGTTGCCCACGTCGTGATGATGCTGTACCTGGAAGAGCAGTGAGGATCCCCATCTCCCTGCATCCACCCCTGTGTGAGAGGCAgtgcagcatccccagggctgtgggatgcaggatgcagggatgttcCCgtttcccaccccatccccatcagcTGCATTGCTGCAGTTGCTCTGCTCCTATTTAAGTGCCCTCCTGGTAACCCCAGGAAACAAGGAGCTTGTGGCTGCAGCAGTTCCTGGTGCTGGGAACAcgagctccatccctccctgccctgccaaGTGTATCCCATAGGAGCAGTGATTGATGGAgacccccagccctgctccctgcgCCTGGTTTCATCCCAGCCTGGGAATTCAACATAAATCACTTCATTAAAAGCTCTAGTTAATTtaggaggaggggaaaggggggggcaGACACTGCTGATGGATGGAATCTGTgcagggaaacagcagcagatgctgtgcAAAGGAGCAGTGAGGCCGATGATGCTGCAGCTGGTTCATCCCAGTCTTCAGTGCCGGGTGCTTGGTTATCCCTAAGGAAAGGACCCACTGGCACCATCACACACTTGAGGTAGCAAAGGGGTTGAATGGGAGGAGGTTTGAGCTAAAGAGCTCCTGCAAGACCAGGCAGTGTTCCCTGCTATTCCCTCAATGTCCTTTGGATGAGCTGGAAGCAGGGACAATGCAGCAGAGCCTGGGTTAAAGTCTTTAATAATTACAGGAATTCCAGATTCATTACAGAAGAGTTTACAACAAATAAGATTTCTCCATACAAAGGCAACATAAACTTTTCAAGTAATAGCGGCCTGGCTCCGGAATCTCAATGCCAGtgacagggagggagggaagggacacggggtccccatccctgcccatgggaacaTCCCAGCCTGtcctccccagcaccagctccatggagcagagctcaggcagGATGCGGATGCTCCCGTAAGGCACTGGTGGGCATCACCcggggggggtggaggggctGGACCAATGCCTTGGGGTCCGGCATgatccctgctccttcccattGGAGCCAATGGCAGGGGGTGCAGCCCCATCCCCGGGTACCATCCCAACCCCTTGCTGGCACAAGCACCCCACGCACCAATATGGTGCCGTGGGGTGCGGGAGGgccagggaaggggcaggcACATCATGACAACGTGTTCCCAAAAGGCATCGACGTTATTGGTACTGTTTAATAGAGCCCCATATAaaagtgaagcagcagcagcagcaattgaTACCGAGGGACCTAAACTGAACTGGGTTTAGAACATAACTTAAAAACAACgtaaaaacagcaaaaaagtaGCAAAATATATGGaatttttgttggtttctcATAGCAACTGATGCCTCCCAGCCACTAGAACCTTCCTACCCGCCTGGTGCATCTCTGGTAACAACCCCTTTAAAAAGacatgtaaatatatattcatatttatacatatttgcCGTTATGTACACAGGAGTTTTGTCTTTAGCactggaaggggggggggggtttggcaCCCGCTGCAGCTCCCGATCCCGATGTGCCAAGGGTTTGGAAAGCAAATCCCATCAGCGCTGGCACTGCCGAGCTGCAGGACCAGCTCCCTTGCACAGCCATAGGATGCTCAGCTCCAAGTCGTGGTTCATCCTGAGCCCATCCCGGGATGGGTGCTTGGCTCCTCACTTCCCACAGGAGAAGATTCCGGCTTAAGCAAGTGGGAATAtccaagggaagagcagaaggaaaccTTTGGGCTGGATGGATCCGGTGAGGGGAGATGCTATGGTTGTGTCTCTGACCCCCTGATGCTCCAgctgagcaggagcaggcagcccaCGGCAGTCCCTATGGCAATGCCATCCCTCAGTGTCGCTTCAGTCCCCCATTGGTGTGCTGAGGTGGGAATTTGGGAAGGCACGGCTCGTCTGGAAGAGGGTCATGGGAGAACACTGAGTCCTCTCCCGATGAGCAGGTGGAGCTGCGGGTGTCCGGGAAGCCGGGGGAATACTGATCCAGCGGCATGGAGAGGTCCAGGTACTCCTGGGAGGGATGAATGGTGATGGGCTCCAGATGGGATCGAGCATCCCATAGGGAGCGCTCAGCCCCGGCACTGTGGTGCTTCTCCTACCTGGTTGGAGGTCATGGCCACGATCCTGTCCAGGTCTTCCACCAGCTGCTTGAAGGTGGGTCTCTGGGATGGGACTGCGTGCCAGCAATCCCGCATCATCATGTAcctgtgggcacagggaggtGAGGGATGAGCATGGGGACCCTGCCATGGGAGCACATGGGAATGGCCACTGGGAGCGTTATTCCAGGGATGTAGGGCTGCATAGAAGGAAGGGATCtcctggctgcagggatgctttGGGAGCTGGGCTGATCCCTGCTCCAGGGTCATCCTGGCATCCTATCCTGCAAGCAGGAATGGGGGGAGTTGGTTGAAGaggaggctctggggagaccttagagcagctccaatgcctaaaggggctaagggaaacctggagaggggcttgggacaagggatgcagggacaggacaaagggaatggctttaaactgatagAAGGGAGACTGGGATTTAGACTGGAGCAGGATGAGCCCCAttgcctgccctgctccccactCACAGCTCATTGGTGCAGTTGCTGGGCTTGTCCATCCTGTGCCCTTCCTTCAGCAGCTTGAAGAGCTCCTCCACGGGCACACCGGGATAGGGTGAACCTCCCAGGGTGAAGAtctcccacagcagcacaccAAAGGACCACCTACACAGGGCaagagcaggagatgctggggtACCCATAGGGACAGCATCCCCCCTTTGGGGTCATTTCCTTGGTGGCTTCCTACTGCATCATTGCCGTCGAGTCCCTatatccctatcccatcccatgtCCCGTGTTGCTACTCACACATCGCTCTGGTGCGTGTATATGCGGTCGAACAGAGCCTCTGGGGCCATCCACTTCACAGGCAGGCGACCCTGGAGCACAGGAAAGCTCATTAGCTGGCAGGGATTGGACCTgcactaaccctaacccaaccccaaccataaccctaaccctaaccctaaccctggaTGCAGCCCTGCATGCCCATGGCATCACCGGCAcgggatggagcatccctggcACGTGGAGCACCTCCAGATTCACCCAACACTCACATTCGTGGTCTTCTTGTAGTAATCAATGTGATGGATGTCACGAGCCAGGCCGAAGTCCGCGATCTTCATCACGTTGTCCTCGGTCACCAGCACGTTCCTGGCTGCCAGATCCCTGTGGATGCACTGACCAAGCACAGGGATATCAGCACATCCCCAAGGATGGGTCCCCACCATTGAATCCcaagccccacatcccatcgGGATGCTCCTCACCTTCTTGGAAGCCAGGTACTCCATGCCCCGGGCCACTTGGTAGGCACAGGACACCAGGTCCTTGAAGGagagctgctcctcagggaCACGTGTGGGGTTGTAGCAGTATTCCATGCCCGGAGGCCTCCGTGCCTGCAGGTATTCCCGCAGGTTGCCTTTGCTGGCATACTCCACGATCACATAGAGGGGTCCTAGGGTGGGATGAGAGGTTGGAACATGGAGCAGGAGCTCCGGACCCTATGGATGCAGGGAGAGCCCTTCCCAGCCTCACCGTCCTGCGTGCAGGCTCCCAGCAGGTTGATGATGTTCTTGTGCTTGCCGATCATCTTCATCATCTCCATCTCGGAGATGAGGTCGGACAGGTCCTTCTCTGTGGCGTCGGCTAAAGGCAGAGGTCGGTGATGGGGGTTGGATGTGGGTACCCCCACATTGCACCATCACACCCGGACCCCCCTTCTCACCACCACTTACACTTGAGCATCTTCACGGCCACCTTGGTGACGCGGTTGGGTTTGTCCTTGTCCAGCCCGATGGCTTCCGCCAGCACCACCTGCCCGAAGCATCCTTCTCCCAGCGGCTTGCCCAGGATCAGCCTGGTGGGAGAGATCCCAATATGGGTGTATGGCAAAGCCAAGCCCCGATACCGGCAGCACCCGGTGCCGGAGCCGCATCCCATGGCACGGATGGGACCTCACCTATCCCTTGGCAGCTCCCAACGCGGGTCCTCCGGCAGCTCGTACTCAGAGACACCGGCCAGCATGGGGGTGCCGCTGGAGGAGAGGCGCGAGGGCCGGACCAGCATCACCCCCGAGTTCATGGAGGAGCTGGAGTCGGCCGAGACCTGTGGTGGGATTGTGGGTTACCTTCATGCTGCATCCACTGCCCCCGTGGATGCTGAGCCAGGGGGCTCAGAGCACAACCCCTGCCTGCAaaccctgcctgcagcccctgcctgcaTGTGGGTCCAGGCTAAGGTGTGATTCATTCCCAGCTACTGGTTTCCAGGCTGAGAGCAttggggatgctggagaagaggagctgtgtggagagctcagagcagcttccagtgtctgaaggggctacagggatgctggagaggggctctgcatcagggactgtagggatgggacaaagggtgatgggttcagactgaaactgGGAGTTCAGGTTGgtgataaggaagaagttctttatgtgagggtgctgaggcccatagaagtgaatgctccatccctggtagtgttcaatgccaggctggacagagccttgggtgacacggtctagtgtgaggcatccctgcccatggcaggggttggaactggatgatctccagctcctttccaacccaaaccattccatgattgtATAGCATTAAAGCTGCTGTAAATCCTCCTCTCCTCACCCTCAGTGAACCACGAGGGGTCACAGCGCATCCCCTCTGCCTGGGGGACACCCATGGATGTCCCCCCTATCCCATACCACAATGGGCACCAAGAGGGTGGCAGGGGTCCCACAGTGCTGGGTGACCCCAGGGGGGGCAATAGGTGCAAACAAACCCCCTCTCTACTTTCTGTTACCTGTCTGCGCAGGGGGATGCTCTTGGCCAGCTTGTGCACGGCCAGCTGGCTGTTGAAGTCCGTCTTCTTGGTGGTGCTCTTCATCTTGTAGATGATGATGGTCACCACCATGCAGGAGATGAGGAAGGCCCCGGTGCAGTAAATGATGATCTCCAGGTACAAGGGGGATGTCATCATGGTCGGGGTGTCTTCAATAGCTGGGTCGGTGTGAACAGGGTGTTAGCATCCATGAGCCCCCCTGGTTCTGCATTGCTGGAGCCTCGGTGCAGCAGGGACCAGGGGGTGTCACCcatcccagagggatggggcaATGCAGCATCCCAGGaaccagccccattcccagtgctctgcatcCACTCAGAGCTCAAGTCCTGGCCATGGTGGGATGGGGCCTGActtggagcagagcagccagaAGCATCTCCAGTGGCAGTGACCTGCAGTGGGACCcatccatggggcagcccctgcTTTGCTGGGTCACATCAGAGCCATGCACAGCTCCAAAGGGTCAGTGTGGCCACAAACAGTGATGGATCTGCACCCCCCAACTGACCCCCCCCAAGAACAGAGCCTCAGAGAGAGGTGTAAGAGGGAGTGAAGATTCCGGTCCCATCTGAGCACACCCGGCTGGAAAACAGCACCTGATAACGGGGAAAGCCTTTGGCTGGGAAGCACCAACCAGGCAGCATCCCAAAAGCTTTCCCGGGTGCTGTTATCAGGCTTTGGTCCATGCATTGATGCCTGGGGAGCAGCATCAATGGGGACACAGGGGCACAGCAGAAGCgacacacacagagccccaCATGGGTCCTGTGCTGCAGGGCAAGGCAGGGAGCACCCCAAAACCTTGCCCTGGGTACGGGACCCTCCTGCTCCAATGGAGCAGCCCCTGGTTAAGCACCCGGGTATGCATCAACTGGGCCAGGGAGAGAGCAGGGGGCAGACCCCAATGGGGGCACACAGAGGGGGGGATGCGCATCCCATCCCGCTCTGGCTGCAGGGAGCATTCCCACATTGAGTGCATGGGGGGGACCGGGATGTGCTCTCTCCCGGACCACGATGCATACAttggaaaggagggaggaaaggaagaggagtaTATACCTTCGAGAACTGTCAACCATGCAGAGTGATGGGAGATCCCAATAGAATTACCCGCCAAACATGTAtactccccagcatcctcaaaTGAGACATTCCTTAAGTGAAGGACTTCCATTTCCTTGTCTGTCGTGTTAACACCAGCCGTCtagaggggaaaatggaagcaaaacacGGAGAAGCAAACACCATGAGATCCTATGGGAAGGAGgccagagaggagggagagccCCAGGGAGCAGACAGAGACCTGCTAGAGACCCTTGGGATGAGCACTCATCCAGGCGGACCTAAGGAGATGCTGGTTAAAAACCCTTCACCAAACTGAGTGTCCTGCCCATCTGAACATGCTGGCAATGGGCTGCATGGAGAAATGAACCCCAGGCAGAGCCGGCTGGGTGACTTGGATGACATGGGGGGGTatgaggatggagatgggaggatggagatgggaagaTGAAGACAACAAGGATGGAGACAAGAACGATGGAGACAATGAGGATGGAGATGGAAGGATGGAGACAAACAGGATGGAGACAACAAGGATTGAGACAGGAGGATAGAGACAAtaaggatggagatgggaggaTGGAGACAACAAGGATGGAGACAAGAAGCATGGAGACGGGAGGATGGAGACAGGAGAATGGAGATGAAAGGATGGAGACAacaaggatggagatgggagaaTGGAGACAAGGAGGATGGAGACAGGAGGATGAAGACAGGAAGACGGAGATGAAAGGATGGAGACAAGGATGGagacaggaggatggagacaAGTAGGACGGAGACAGGAGGATAGAGATTGGAGGATGGAGACAATGAGGATGGAGAAGGGAGAACGGATACAggagagcagcacagacagGGGACCCAGCACCACATTGCTCCCATCCACACACAGACGGGTGCCAGGGCTGGGTGCGCACCGGCCCCATATCAGCACCACAAGCACCAGTGCTCAGTGATGCCGGACCCACCAGGCACCCGGGGTGGGAAGCAAACAGGAGGAACACAAGGACACACATGGGGGGCACAAGCCCAACCGGCCCCACTGAGGATTTTTCCATGGCTGTGGCACCAGGAACAGCAGAAACAAGAGAGCCCAGAGGTCTGTTCTCCACCGCTGATGGTCGAGGAAACACCCCGGGGGTGTTGTCCCCATTACCTTGTGCCCGAGGCCTGGTGACCGTGAGCCACGCAGACTGGTTGGCCTCGCCAATATAATTGGAAACCTTACAAACATACTCCCCGCTCTCCTCCTCTGTCACATTATACAGGGTCAGCACCTCCGCATCAGAGCTATTAATCCCCGAGTGCTGGAACAGACCAACAACATGGAATCACATTGATGGGATGAAcatgggatgcaggagaggaCGTGGGGGCCGTCACCATCCTGCTCCACACCTGCGGGTGCTGGTGTGCGCGCTGCGAGCATCACTGCTGCGGTGCAGAGGGAGCTGCTCTCATTGGGATCAATGCATCCAGCTCCCTGCATCCAGCCCCATGCATTGCCCAGGGTCACCCACCCAGCCCCATGGTGGGACCTCAGCACAGAGCATGGTGGTGGCTCTGGAGCTCCTGCTGCCCAATGGTGGTACCCAAGCATCCCCCGGTGccggcagggatgcaggatggagcATCCCGGAGTGCGGCTTTACCTTCAGGATCTGGACATAGGGCAGGTTAT
Proteins encoded in this window:
- the FGFR1 gene encoding fibroblast growth factor receptor 1 isoform X2; protein product: MFTWRCLILWAVLVTAALSAARPAPTLPDQDALPSAEDDDDEDDSSSEEKEADNTKPNQAIAPYWTYPEKMEKKLHAVPAAKTVKFKCPSSGTPNPTLRWLKNGKEFKPDHRIGGYKVRYATWSIIMDSVVPSDKGNYTCIVENKYGSINHTYQLDVVERSPHRPILQAGLPANKTVALGSNVEFVCKVYSDPQPHIQWLKHIEVNGSKIGPDNLPYVQILKTAGVNTTDKEMEVLHLRNVSFEDAGEYTCLAGNSIGISHHSAWLTVLEAIEDTPTMMTSPLYLEIIIYCTGAFLISCMVVTIIIYKMKSTTKKTDFNSQLAVHKLAKSIPLRRQVTVSADSSSSMNSGVMLVRPSRLSSSGTPMLAGVSEYELPEDPRWELPRDRLILGKPLGEGCFGQVVLAEAIGLDKDKPNRVTKVAVKMLKSDATEKDLSDLISEMEMMKMIGKHKNIINLLGACTQDGPLYVIVEYASKGNLREYLQARRPPGMEYCYNPTRVPEEQLSFKDLVSCAYQVARGMEYLASKKCIHRDLAARNVLVTEDNVMKIADFGLARDIHHIDYYKKTTNGRLPVKWMAPEALFDRIYTHQSDVWSFGVLLWEIFTLGGSPYPGVPVEELFKLLKEGHRMDKPSNCTNELYMMMRDCWHAVPSQRPTFKQLVEDLDRIVAMTSNQEYLDLSMPLDQYSPGFPDTRSSTCSSGEDSVFSHDPLPDEPCLPKFPPQHTNGGLKRH